The genomic region AGGCATATGGACGATCGCTCGATGGCGCTGCGCGTGTTCGGCGACGCGCCTCAATCCTTCCTGAACGGCTTCATAACGAATTGGCGGAACTCCCTTCGTTCGCCGAATACCTTGCTGGCCGATGAGATTTGCGACCCAGAGCGCTTCTTCGACCAGAACAAATTGCGTTTGTCCTAATTCATGGGGCAGAGTCCGTTCCCCCTTGAACCAGGCGCGAGCTTCTTTCTCCGGCTGCTTCCACCGTTTGGAAATAGCCATCACAAATCCTTTGCCCCAGGCGCCTATATCGTTGCACACATGGACAATAATCCCAGGGCTGTCGCGTGGTGGATCGGTCGCGTCGCCAATAACGTAGGTGATGCTCATTATCTTCTTTCTGGGTGGTCCTGTGTTAGTGTTATTTTTACATTATGTGTTCACGCAAAAGAATTGTCAAGGGATGGTGAGGAGAGGTGAGGCGTCAAACTTAGGCGAGGTTTGTGCGATAAAGGGATATTCTGCCGGCAAGCTCCGCTAACGCGGCGGTCATGGGCAGGTGAATCCCTTTGCTGTTGGAGACGATGAGTAACGGCGGTTTTGGAAAGGTGAAGCGGCGGATCAGCGCCCCGTGAGTTGGTTTGATAAGACGCTTGGCGGCGGGCCGGCGGAGAGGCGTTCGGTGAGTGTTCCGCGTACGAGGATGTCGCCGGGTTCGAATCCGCTCTGGAATTGGCGGTGGAGGAGCGCGACTGCTTCGGCACCGATCACGTCGAGCGGCTGACGGTAGGTCGTCAGGGCCGGCTGCAAGGCGCCGTAGTCCATGACGTCGTCGAATCCGACCACGGAGATGTCTTTGGGGATTTCGATCCCGATCTCCCGGGCGTACCGGATGATCTCGACGGCCGCTTCGTCGTTCCAGGCGACAATCGCGGTCGGTCGTTTCTCGGCGGGAAGCGACAGGATCGCTTTTGCCCAGGCAAGCGTGTCGTCCGTATGACAGGATCGCTCCCAGCCAGGAATGACGACGGCTTCGAAGCCGCGTTCTTCGGCGAGATGGAAGAACGTCGCGGCCCTGGCGAGCGCCGGCTGGACGAAATCCGGTCCGGGACGGAACGCCATGCGACGATGCCCAAGGCCGAGCAGATACTCCACCAGCGTCGTGACGCCGTGCTCATTGTCCACATCGACGGTATATCCGTAACCGTACTCGTTGGCCGATCCGACGATGACAAAGGGAGAGCCGCGCTCGGCGAGAACGTGGGGCAGAGATGACTCGGCGCGGAGCGCCGTCAGGATCATCCCGTCGCATCGCCCATCGCAGTACAGGCGAACCTTGTCCGATGTGTCCACGCCGAACATATCGCCCGTAAAGACCGTAATGTTGATGCCGTGGGCTTCCGCCGCGCGCAGAACGGGATGGAAGACGGCCTGATGGTACCCGTGCATCGTCAAGGTCGCCGCCGACGCGGTGATCACGAAACCGACGATTTCGATTTTGCGCTCGTCATTCGCCTTCGCGCGCGGCGGCGGCGTATAGCCGATATCACGGATCGCTTTGAGAATACGCGCGCGGGTGTCCTGGCTGACCTCACCTGGCCGATTATTAACGACATGATAGACCGCTGTGCGCGAGACGCCCGCGACTTTGGCGACTTCGCGCATGCTTGCCGAAGCTGCTTGCTTGCTCACAATAACGCCTTTTCATTCACTGACGAGTTACGTTCGATTATGCACGCCGCCTGTTTCGATGTCAACTCAGCGCGTCGTCGGCTTGGACGCGTTCTTAATCGGATATCCATAGGCGAAGCTATTTCCCTTGAAGCCAAGGTAGATCAGGCCGAACCGATCCCAGCTGGCCGCCATGCCGGCGGGAACGTCCAGCAGGCCCATGGGGTACCCCGAGATCTGGTCCCACGAGACGCCTTCATCGACCGATCGGAAGATGCCCCAGCGGTTATTGCCCGAGCGCTTGCCGTAAATATAGACTGCGGGATAAGCCCCTGGACGCGCCGATTTTCCAAGAGTCAATGCCCAGCAATGCTCAAAGCCGGTCAGTTTTTTGAACGAATCGCCGCCGTCCAGCGAACGCCACAGGCCATGCTCGGTCGCGCCTTCGTATCCGTCCACGAACCAGAGGTCGCCCGAGCGGAACGGGTTCGCCGCCAGCCGGCCATGGTGCGCGAAGCCCGCAACCTGGCCTGACCCCTTGGTCTGTGTCCACGTCTCGCCGCCGTCCGTGGAGCGCCAGAAGCCGCCGGCCGCGAGGTGCAGATAGAACGTTCCCGGCGTTTTCGGATCCGCCACAAGGTTGTGCTGCTGGAGCGCCGCGATCCACGAGCCCCATTGCCAGCCCATCAATTGATACTTCTGTCCGCAGGCGTCAAACACGGACGCCCCCGGCGCGCCGTCGAACGAATGGGTCTGGGTCCATGTCTTCCCGCCGTCGCGCGTGTAGAACGGCGCGGGCGAGTTCATGCTGTACTTGTTGGTCGGAACCCAGACCAGATTGGCGTGCTCCTGCGGATTAGCCCGATCGGCCTCCGGCAGCGCGCTGATGGCGATCAGGCCGTCGTAGAGCACGCAGGGATGCGAGCCGTTCGTGATGGAGGGGAAGGGAGTCCAGGTATCCCCGCCGTCGGTCGAATAGCTCGAATAGTGCGCGGTCGCCGCCTGGGGATTGCCGGCGAAGAAGTTGTCCGTGGTCACC from Capsulimonas corticalis harbors:
- a CDS encoding LacI family DNA-binding transcriptional regulator produces the protein MSKQAASASMREVAKVAGVSRTAVYHVVNNRPGEVSQDTRARILKAIRDIGYTPPPRAKANDERKIEIVGFVITASAATLTMHGYHQAVFHPVLRAAEAHGINITVFTGDMFGVDTSDKVRLYCDGRCDGMILTALRAESSLPHVLAERGSPFVIVGSANEYGYGYTVDVDNEHGVTTLVEYLLGLGHRRMAFRPGPDFVQPALARAATFFHLAEERGFEAVVIPGWERSCHTDDTLAWAKAILSLPAEKRPTAIVAWNDEAAVEIIRYAREIGIEIPKDISVVGFDDVMDYGALQPALTTYRQPLDVIGAEAVALLHRQFQSGFEPGDILVRGTLTERLSAGPPPSVLSNQLTGR
- a CDS encoding macro domain-containing protein, whose product is MMSITYVIGDATDPPRDSPGIIVHVCNDIGAWGKGFVMAISKRWKQPEKEARAWFKGERTLPHELGQTQFVLVEEALWVANLIGQQGIRRTKGVPPIRYEAVQEGLRRVAEHAQRHRAIVHMPRIGCGLAGGTWDKIEPIIEEELVSKGIPVVVYDLPS